Genomic window (Candidatus Methylomirabilota bacterium):
CGTAGCGGCCGCCGCCCGCCAACGGCGCCCCGAGCCCGGAGACGTAGGCCTCGAAGTGCACGCCCGAGTAGTAGTCGAAGCCGCTGACCTCGCCCAGATCGAGCAGCACCGAGTCGGCGAGGCCGTAGACGGTGAGCAGCCGGTACACCTCCGCCAGGTTGGCGAGCGCCGCCTCTGAGCGCGGGTTCTTGACGAGGCGCTCGGCGCGCTCGAGGACATCGCCACGGCCGTAGAGGCCCGGCAGCGCCAGCAGGAGCTCACCCACGGTCGCGGGGGCGCCCAGCCCCGCCACGATGCGCTCCAGCGCGGAGACGTCCTTCCGGCCGAGGGCCGAGCGCAACTCGCGCGCCTTGACCTCGTCGGCGCCTAGGTCTTCCAGGATGCCGCGGAAGAAATCCGCCTGCCCGACGTCCAGCTGAAATCGTTCGAGCCCGAGCGCGCGGAGCCCCTCCACCGTCATGGCGATCAGCTCGGCGTCGCCTTCTGGATTCGGTAGGCCGACCAGCTCCGCGCCCGCCTGGTAGAACTCGCGGTAGCGCCCCACGTGCGGCTCGTCGTAGCGGAAGACGTTGGTCAGGTAGGCCAAGCGCAGGGGCTTGGGCTCCTCGCGCATCCGGGTGGCGACGATGCGCGCGATCTGCGGCGTCACGTCGGCGCGCAGGGCCAGGAGCCGGCCGCTCTCGCGGTCCACCATCGTGAACATCCGCTCCTGGAGCTCCTGGTCCGTCCCCTGGGCGAGCACGTCGAAGTACTCGTACGCGGACGTGACGATGTCGCGGTAGCCCCACTTGCGGAAGACGCCGAGTAGCTCCGCCTCGACGCGCCGCTTCTGCGCGGCCTCGTCGGGCAGGTAGATCTTGGCGCCCTTGGGCAGTTGGGTCTGCTGGATCTTGCGGTCCACAGTGAATCCGTTTCTTACCGGCCCGCCGGGACGGCGTCGAGGTGGACGAGGGTGTTCATGCGGTGTAGCGCCGTCCAGTCGTCGCGGAACTCGAGCTCCGAGATGCCCGTCGGCGCCGAGTGCAGCGACCAGATGCGCTCGAGCCCGAGCCCGAGCGCTTCCAGGATCAGGATGCGCACGGGGATGCCGTGGGCGACGAGACAGACGACCGCATCGGGATGCCCGGCGCGCAGCCGCTCGAGTCCCGCCAGCACGCGCTCGCGCGCCTGGAGGAGGCTCTCACCGCCGGGCGGCGAGACCAGGTGCGGCGTCTTGGCCCAGCCGTCATAGAGGGTGGGGAAGCCTGCCCGCGCCTCGTCGAGCGTCAGGACTTCCCACTGGCCGAAGCCGAGCTCCTTGAAGGCCGGGTCCGTCTCCACCGCGAGGCCGTGGGGCGCCGCGATCACCGCGGCCGTGTCGCGCGCGCGCCGGAGCGGGCTTGCGTACACGGCGGCGAAGGCGTGCTCCTTGAGCTCGCGGGCGGCGGCCTCTGCTTGCAAAAGGCCTTCAGCGGATAGAGGGGTGTCCGTCCAGCCCTGGTACCGGCGTTCCCGGTTCCAGGCCGTTTCCCCGTGACGTAGGAGCAGGAGTCTCAGTGACATGGCCAAGCGTCTATCTTACCGCAGGTGGGCGGCATTTCCGCCAACAGCAAGGGGGGTGTTCCGGGCTACTTCTTGGGGGTCGCCGGAACCGGCTTTGGAAGCATGAACGGCTTCTTCACCACCTCAACTCGGGACGCCCCGTTCGAGGAGGACGCTACACGCTTATCGCTCATGTGAACCTCCTTACCGCTCATCTATTTGTATCACAGTGAAGACCACGCCGCCAACATGCCGATCGCCCGCAAAGAGCCGGAACTCATAGCGCCCTGGGCGCTCAAAGATGAGGCGGTCAAGATTGAAGATCAACTCGCCGAAGCCCATGCGGAATGCAGCGTAGGGCTTTGGACCGCGGCTACCCCCGCTCGACGAAAACCTTCTGGGCGGCCCCGAGCGAGGCGCCGAAGTCCACGGGCTGGCCCAGCTCGTGGAGCACCTGCTCGAGGGCGGCCAGCGCCGTGGTGATGTCGAAGTCGTCAACATAGCCCATATGGCCGATGCGGAAGATCTTGCCCTTCGTCGGGCCGCGGCCGCCGTCGATCGTGATGTTGTGAGAGGTCGCGAACCGCTCCACCACCCGGTCTGCATCCACTCCCGGCGGAACCTCTACAGCGGTGAGCGCGGGGCTCGGCGTGGTCTTCGGGAAGAGCGTGAGACCGAGCGCCTCGACGCCGGCCCGCGTGGCGCGCGAGAGCCGGTCGTGACGGCGGAGGACGTTCGGCAGGCCCTCCTCGGCGATCATGCGGAGCACCTCGCGCAGGCCGACCATGATCGAGACCGCCGGCGTGAAGCGCGCCTCATTCTTCGACGCGTACTTCCGCTCCTCGGAGAGGTCGAGATAGTACTTCGGCAGTGTGGACCGCTTGGCCGCCGCCCAGGCTTTGTCGCTGAGCGCCAGAAGTCCGAGACCGGGGGGCAGCATGAGCCCCTTTTGCGACGCCGAGACGACGACGTCGATGCCCCAGGCGTCCATCGGAACGTCGGCAATGCCGAGACTCGACACGGCGTCCACAACGAGGATCGCGTCGGTGGCCTTGGTCGCCTGCGCATACCCGCGCACGTCGTGCAGCACACCGGTGGACGACTCGCTGTGCTGGACGAGGACGGCCTTGACGTCTTTGTTTTCTCTCAGCGACTGGGCGACGCGCTCAGCCGCGACGGTGTCGCCGTGGGGCGCCTCCAGCTCGACGACGTTGAGGCCGTAGGCCTTGCAGAGCGCGAGCCACCGCTGCGCAAACGCGCCGGCATTGACCACGATCACGCGGTCCCCGGCCGAGAGCGTGTTCGCCACTGCCGCTTCCATCGCGCCGGTGCCGGTGCACGCCGGCGTCAAGACGTCCTCACGAGTCTGTACGAGGCGCTTCAACCCTTCGCGCACCTCGAGAAAGAGCGCGTCGTACTCCGCGGCGCGGTGATGGATGATCGGCCGGGCCATTGCCAGCAGAACCTCGGGCGGGACGGGCGTCGGCCCGGGTGCCATCAACTGGTACTTCTTCATGCGGCTTCCTCCTGTGGTGTGCGCGCTCATCCCACACTAACAGAAGGCGCGCGCCCGAGGCAACGGAGAGGTATGATTTCGGCTATGCCGCCTCGGACCGTCCGCACCATGTGCCCCATGAACTGCCACCCGACCTACTGCGGAATGCTGGTGGAGGTGTCAGAGAAGGGCCGGCTGCTGGGCGTCAAGGGCGACCAGGACAATCCGGACAGCCGGGGCTTCCTCTGCATTCGCGGGAGAGCCGCAGCCGAGATCCCCCACAACGGGCTCAGGCTGACCCAGCCGCTCGTGCGCGACGGCAGGCGCGGCGAGGACCGCTGGCGGCCCGTCTCATGGGACGACGCGCTCGACCGCATCCTCTCCGCCATCGACGCGACTGGGCGCGAGCGCGTCGGCTTCTGGTTCGGCCACGGCGCCCACGTCACCGGCATCAACCGGCCGCTCATCATGCGCTTCGGCCACCTGGGCGGCATGCAGGTCTGGAACCCGGCCATCGTCTGCTGGGCCATGGGCGCCTACGGGCTGGCGCTCACTGGAGTGATCGAGGCGAACACCAAGGAGGACATGGCCGCACACTCGCGCCAGGTCATCCTCTGGGGCGCCAACCTCGCGAGCCACCCGACCACCGCGCCGCATCTGATCGAGGCGCGGCGGCGGGGGGCGCGCGTTGTCGCGATCGACGTGAGGCGGGCCGAGGCTTCGCGCCACGCCGACGAGACATGGCTCATCCGCCCAGGCACCGACGCCGCGCTCGCGCTGGCCATGGCCCACGTCATCGTCGCCGAGGGTCTCGTGGCCAGCGACTTCATCTCGCGGCAGACGGTGGGCTACGAGGCGTACGCGAAGCACCTCGAGCGCTTCACTCCCGAATGGGCCGCGGCGGAGACGGGGCTCGCGGCGGAAGACATCAAGAGGCTCGCGCGCGAGTACGCGACGAGCAAGCCCGCCATGATCATCGTGGGCGGCGCCAGCATGTACAAGCACCGGCACGGCTGGCAGCCCGGACGCGCCATCGCCACCCTGCCCGCGCTCACGGGCCAGCTGGGCATGGCGGGAGGCGGCTTCGGCCCGCGCCACCGATCTTTCCCCACGGGAGATCACTTCGCCGATCTGACGGCCCTCGACCGCCGCCCCGCGGGCCCCTGGGTGCCGAGCCACATGGCCTCGATCGCGCGCCTCATCAAGGACGGACGCCTCGACGTGCTCCTCACGGCCGGAACCGATATGCTCAACTCGTTCTCGGACGCGGGCGCGATCGAGCGGGACCTCGAGCGCGTGGGCCTGATCGTGGCCTACGACATCTTCGCCAACGACACGATCAGGCGCGTGGCGGACATCGTCCTGCCTGGGACAGTTTGGCTGGAGGACCTGGGAATCAAGGAGACCGCCACCCACCTGTACTTAATGGATAGGGCGCTCGAGCCCGCCGGGGAGTGCCGGCCCCTGATTCCGGTGCTCAGAGAGCTGGCCGAGCGGCTTTCCATCAAGGAATTCTTCCCCTGGGGCTCGCTCGAGGAGTATATGGACGCGCTGCTGGCCCCTCAGCAAGACGGAGCGCTCACCGTGGCGCGGCTCCGAGAGCTGGGCGGCATGGCGGAGAGGAGCAAGCTCGCCCACGTGCCGTACCGCGAGGGCGGCTACGCGACCCCATCGGGCAAGGTCGAGTTCTACTCGGAGCGCGCGAAATCCCTCGGCCTCCCGCCCCTCCCCGACTACACGCCGCCCGAGCCGGATTCAGCCGGCTTCCCGCTCGAGTTCCGCCAGGGTCGCGTGCTGACGGCCTTCCATTCCTTCTACGACAACGGCCGCGCCCTGCCGATGCTTGTCCGGGCTGAGCCTCACGCGGAGGTCTGGATTCATCCCGCCGACGCCCTGCCCCGCGGCATCACCGCCGGGGGCCGGATCGAGCTCGTGAATCAGCGCGGCCGCTTCGAGGCTGTCGCCCGCGTGACCGAGGACGTCCTGCCGGGCGTGCTGTGGGCGCGCGACGGCTGGCCGGGGCTCAACACGCTGACGAGCGGCGAGGCGTGTCTCGAGCCCGAGGCCAGCGACGGTCTCGACCCGCGGATCCCGGGCGGCCAGTCCGCCTACGAGGCGCGCGTCGAGGTGCGTCCGATTCCCGCGTGATGCTCCCTCGCGCAGGGGTCCTCGCCCTGGCGCTCCTGGCGCTTCCCGCCCAGGCCCAGGCCAGCGAGGCGCTGTGGGCTCTCCTCAAGTCAGGCGGCCAGGTCGTGATCATGCGCCACGCGGCAACGGATTCTACGGCCGGCGACCCGGACACCATGCGCCTCGAGGACTGCAGCACCCAGCGCAACCTCTCCCCCTCGGGACGCGACGACGCCAGGCGCATCGGCAGTGCCTTCAGAGCGCGCGGCATCACGGTGGACGACGTGCGCTCGAGCGTCTGGTGCCGCTGCCTCGACACGGCCACGCTGGCCTTCGGCATGGCGAAGCCGTGGCTCCCGCTCAACTCCTTCTTCCGCAACCGCGAGCGCGAGGCCGGCCAGACGGGCGCGGTGCGCGAGCTGGTCAGCCGTCACCGCGGCGGCGCGCTCATCCTCGTCACCCACCAGGTCAACATCACGGCGCTGACGGGCCTCTACCCCGCTGAGGGCGAAATGATCGTCCTGACGCCACGCGGGGGCGACTTCACCGTCGCCGGACGCGTCAAACCCGCCGACGTGACCCAGAACTGAACGCGCGCCGTCTCACCGCTTGATCTGCAGAGGCGCCGGCGATTGCGCGGGGCCCTTGACCGAGCGGCCGAGGGCCGTGACGAAGATGGCGTCCTTGCCCTCGGCGTGGGGAGAGAAGAAGTCGACGACGTCGCGGTCGTAGAAGGTCAGGCCGGTCGCGCCGAAGCGCTGGGCGTAGGCGGCCAGGTAGAGGCGCCCTCCGATCAGTCCCGCCTCGAGATTGGCCAGGCGATAGCCGCGGTTGCCGTACGCCTCGAGGAGCGCGTCGAGGTCCGCGAGGAAGAAGATCGTCACGCTCGACATCCCGCCCAACGACTGGTCGAGGCAGAGGAACGCCGACCGCTCACGGAAATCGCCCCGCTTGATCAACTCCAGCGCGTGGGACTGGGGACGGTAGGCGTAGGCGCCGGGCTCTATCCCGTCCACCGCGTGCACGGTCAGATAGAGATCCACGAGGCCCCAGGGCGCATCGGCGGGCCAGCCCCGCGTGGCATGCCACAGAGCCGTCGA
Coding sequences:
- a CDS encoding molybdopterin-dependent oxidoreductase, with protein sequence MPPRTVRTMCPMNCHPTYCGMLVEVSEKGRLLGVKGDQDNPDSRGFLCIRGRAAAEIPHNGLRLTQPLVRDGRRGEDRWRPVSWDDALDRILSAIDATGRERVGFWFGHGAHVTGINRPLIMRFGHLGGMQVWNPAIVCWAMGAYGLALTGVIEANTKEDMAAHSRQVILWGANLASHPTTAPHLIEARRRGARVVAIDVRRAEASRHADETWLIRPGTDAALALAMAHVIVAEGLVASDFISRQTVGYEAYAKHLERFTPEWAAAETGLAAEDIKRLAREYATSKPAMIIVGGASMYKHRHGWQPGRAIATLPALTGQLGMAGGGFGPRHRSFPTGDHFADLTALDRRPAGPWVPSHMASIARLIKDGRLDVLLTAGTDMLNSFSDAGAIERDLERVGLIVAYDIFANDTIRRVADIVLPGTVWLEDLGIKETATHLYLMDRALEPAGECRPLIPVLRELAERLSIKEFFPWGSLEEYMDALLAPQQDGALTVARLRELGGMAERSKLAHVPYREGGYATPSGKVEFYSERAKSLGLPPLPDYTPPEPDSAGFPLEFRQGRVLTAFHSFYDNGRALPMLVRAEPHAEVWIHPADALPRGITAGGRIELVNQRGRFEAVARVTEDVLPGVLWARDGWPGLNTLTSGEACLEPEASDGLDPRIPGGQSAYEARVEVRPIPA
- a CDS encoding histidine phosphatase family protein — encoded protein: MLPRAGVLALALLALPAQAQASEALWALLKSGGQVVIMRHAATDSTAGDPDTMRLEDCSTQRNLSPSGRDDARRIGSAFRARGITVDDVRSSVWCRCLDTATLAFGMAKPWLPLNSFFRNREREAGQTGAVRELVSRHRGGALILVTHQVNITALTGLYPAEGEMIVLTPRGGDFTVAGRVKPADVTQN
- a CDS encoding histidine phosphatase family protein, translated to MSLRLLLLRHGETAWNRERRYQGWTDTPLSAEGLLQAEAAARELKEHAFAAVYASPLRRARDTAAVIAAPHGLAVETDPAFKELGFGQWEVLTLDEARAGFPTLYDGWAKTPHLVSPPGGESLLQARERVLAGLERLRAGHPDAVVCLVAHGIPVRILILEALGLGLERIWSLHSAPTGISELEFRDDWTALHRMNTLVHLDAVPAGR
- a CDS encoding alanine--glyoxylate aminotransferase family protein — protein: MKKYQLMAPGPTPVPPEVLLAMARPIIHHRAAEYDALFLEVREGLKRLVQTREDVLTPACTGTGAMEAAVANTLSAGDRVIVVNAGAFAQRWLALCKAYGLNVVELEAPHGDTVAAERVAQSLRENKDVKAVLVQHSESSTGVLHDVRGYAQATKATDAILVVDAVSSLGIADVPMDAWGIDVVVSASQKGLMLPPGLGLLALSDKAWAAAKRSTLPKYYLDLSEERKYASKNEARFTPAVSIMVGLREVLRMIAEEGLPNVLRRHDRLSRATRAGVEALGLTLFPKTTPSPALTAVEVPPGVDADRVVERFATSHNITIDGGRGPTKGKIFRIGHMGYVDDFDITTALAALEQVLHELGQPVDFGASLGAAQKVFVERG
- the hisZ gene encoding ATP phosphoribosyltransferase regulatory subunit; protein product: MDRKIQQTQLPKGAKIYLPDEAAQKRRVEAELLGVFRKWGYRDIVTSAYEYFDVLAQGTDQELQERMFTMVDRESGRLLALRADVTPQIARIVATRMREEPKPLRLAYLTNVFRYDEPHVGRYREFYQAGAELVGLPNPEGDAELIAMTVEGLRALGLERFQLDVGQADFFRGILEDLGADEVKARELRSALGRKDVSALERIVAGLGAPATVGELLLALPGLYGRGDVLERAERLVKNPRSEAALANLAEVYRLLTVYGLADSVLLDLGEVSGFDYYSGVHFEAYVSGLGAPLAGGGRYDHMLARFGYDCPATGFAFEVGRVLLAIESQGAAGPAPGPDFFIIDFTADKTRALALSRRLRDLGAAVARDILSRGLDASLAYARQQRARWALVIGEPGADAEQVRVIQLDGKGGDRRAAAAEILADPARHFPDMGGTRHA